AcgagtgtcattttattgttgactgttcaCTATACAACGATGAGAGAAATATCTTCTTCAAATGTGTACAAGATAAGTTCTCATGCTTTATGCATTTAAATAGcactgaaaaatttacatttctagTGCAGttagacaaaccatgtattctaaactccacctgcaactacatttacgacgaagaagttgaacctgtacatactagtagtagtactagtatactttagactttgtagttccAGTCAAGTATGACAGTTTTCACAGattgtacttagaatcactaGGAGATGTACCCTATTCAcattgacctgtacttagcttgttagaaagcaaaaacgtacaataaaggtcttcattcattcatataggaCTTACTCACTCCATGGAGTTCCCTCCTTGTCTGTCCTGGACTAGTTTTCTCTATACCTCTTTGTATTGGACTACCTTCTCCTTTACCTTTTAGAAATTGACAATTTTCTTGTTCAATGAATAACCTTTGTAATGATGAGGCAAGAACCTTTAAATTTCTGTAGGGAACTTTATTTCTACAAAGCTTTGATTAATTGTCCCAACGAAACTCTGTTAGCCTGTTTTGCCTGTGACTACTTAATGTTtgcttctacatgtatatgcaagcATAGTCTTCATAACAATTTTTCTATCTAACTATTTCAGCCCACAAGGAAGAGGAAGAGGGAGCCTGCCAAGACGCCATCTCGAGGGAAAGCCAAGCCAGACCTGAGTTCCTTCAGTACACCCTCCTCCCGTCTTGGTACCCCCAGTAGTACAGCCACTCCTGGTGGTACAGTTAGAACTCCTGGGGCTCACCAGAACACCAAGAACAAACTGGCCATGTTCTCTGCACCTGAGGTAAGGTTGCACCCCCCCTCTCCGGGTATACCCCACTGCCGATTGTCCTCTCGTTAGAAAAAATGCTGGAGTAAAGGACAGCAAGATGAAAAAAAACCTCCTTTATTTGTTCTTTCAATATATTACATTGTGATTTTCCACTGTGTGACTTTGTTTGACCACTGTGAAATTGTTTGACCATTTCTGGCCTTGTTTTCCCAGTCTCCCTCTGCAGAGCAGGGTTCTGAAGAGAAGGCCAAGTTTGACCACGAAACATACGAATTTCTGCAGGAGGGAAACATCAGGTAACTTCAGTCAACTGTTTGTGCTTGTTGAACTCTCACATAGCAAAGTTGGAGCTAGCATAGTTTGAGTTTTTTAAAGTGGCCCTCTAAACttggtggtccttatgtagagatggtcacttgtacaggtttgactgtgtatcaatggccaggtggtccttatgtagaggtggtcacttgtacagatttgactatatatcaatggccaggtggtccttatgtagaggtggtcacttgtacatgtttgactgtatatctggggtcaggtggtccttatgtagaggtggtcacttgtaaagGTTTGACCTTATTGATaatatttatgttttgttgtattgttgacAGGGATGCTAAGAAGAGATTACCGACTGATGAAGACTATGACCCCAGAACCCTGTATGTTCCTGACAGCTTTCTCATGAAGAACACTACACCGGTAGGTCAAAACTTTCTTCATTTTATCATGTTACACTTTTACACTACTAGCTTATGCACATACCAGGTTTGCACTGCAAGCTAGCTTGAACTCTTCAgtgcaaacctggtgtgtttgtCACAAAGCAGTTTACCAAGTTAgatatataaacaaacaaatacaaacattGTTTGTGCCTTTTCAGCTGATGAGGAAGTGGTGGGAAGTCAAGTCCCAGCTATACGACACTGTTCTCTTCTTCAAGGTAAGCTCCTTTTTTCTTATGACCATTGATTTATTAACATTCTCCTTGATTACAAAAAATGGAGCAAGCTAAAGCCTTACTAATAATATAAATACAAATAAGGCATATCCTGAAGATTTTGGTTAGTTTGATGattaaatgttgaaataattttttgtgttttcattaggttggtaagtTCTATGAGCTGTACCATATGGATGCCATCACAGGGGTCAACGAACTGGGACtcattttcatgaaggtaaataCGAACATTTGAATCTTCAACTGCCTCCTAACAACAGTTGCTGTTGTTTCCATTGTAGTATCTAGTGGTAAATACAGTATgttcttctacttctactttgaAATTACCATCCAGAAAGCCCCACAAGTGTCAACATCGTAGGTTTGTAAGCTTCCTGACTGTTTCTGTAGTAGGGTATACTTTACAGAGGGGTTTCTAGCCCTTTTCCTTTAaggtgcttgaggcacctcctgaAATATTTTACATCTCTTCTGAAAGACGGGTGCAACCCCAACCAAGATGCTCTTCCCAGGATTTGAAACAGGGTCTTccacagggctttagccagctcgaatttcttttccgtcagccaattcccattgtcgcaaaaactgcgaaaacactattccaggagttagagagactgaactgagaccttgaaaaacaggtttttattgagattatcatatgcgaaagggcaccgacacacattgtcaacaataataacaatagcaaaacaaacagtgtgtggcttttacagccgtggacggcgtccccaagccgcctgtagcttccaccaaggatttttgtctgtcaaggttgacggattgattttaaaatttttctgtcacaagCAGCAAATTGCTGTTGACGGAAATACGGACGCttgctagagccctggtctTACAATTCTTTGTCAGTTGACATCATTTTGAGGATTGTCTTAGTGCAGAGAAAACTTTTCAACAGTTACTGCAGTTCACAGATGCTTTTTTTGGTCTCCCACCAGGGTTCTCAGGCCCACTGTGGCTTCCCTGAGATTGCGTACGGTCGGTACTCGGATACCCTCGTCCAGAAGGGGTACCGCGTGGCCAGGATCGAACAGACGGAGACAGTTCCACAATCAGAGGaaagatacagaaaatgtaatCTTTAGTCATTTTCATTTAACATTTTGATATAGATCCAATTTTTAGGTGTTTAGGAGTTcccaagtatgcaaataagactACATGTACCATTGAATAACAGGattttttgtacacaaccaacaTTTCGGTGACCGCCTGTCAttcagggtaattctgactggttcacattgtaacattagttcacctttattcgcggggtaccctttatccgttgtgttgctaaacagggtatccagggatatcaagtcgatggacggtagtttcaaattgtactattgtcaaaatattgcagtttgaaaccatcatctgccgacttaatatccctaaatatattgttcttaaaaagaaagGATAAAGGTTACTCTGcttataaaggtgaactggtgttactgcagcataggtgtcactgcttacagatgtGGTCCCAAAAGTATTATATATACCTAGGTAGTTCGCTGGGTAGTTTTGCTGTTTACAATGTGATCTGTtgtggttgtgtacaaagattTTTGTTATTGACTGAGTTGCCAACATAGGAAACGGATGTAAGACTTACCATTGAGTTAACAGTTGAAAGATGACACTGAGACTCAAGTTCTTAGATTTGCGTAATATACATGTCTGAATCAGCCTTTTCTGGACTgatttacatacatttacactaaAAGTACTTATACAGCAGTACAATTAACTTGAAGATGTAGAAAATGAAACTCTATCCATGATTAGACATGTAGAAAATTGCATGTTAGGACCTAtgacttgtgttttgtgttACAGTGGCTAAACCTACCAAGTTTGACAAAGTTGTGAGGAGAGAGGTCTGTAGGATCACTACTAAAGGTGAGGTAGTTGAGAGCTACtgtcaatatttacaatttctcattaaaaaaaaaaaaaaagaagaaagtttaaatttaaagaaaatgtgcAGCACCAGTCATTATTGTCAAGCTTTGCATACTTCAGATACCTAGGACATTCTTGAAATGACATGTTGATTTTACGTTACTTAaggtaataatttttttttgctattccTTTAAGTTTTTCTTGACAGTCACTGGTAGATTAAACTGATATGTTGAAGAGTATTTTGCATGTCTGAGTGTCTCCCTATGTTATCTACTTTGAAATCTACATTTTCTAGTCATTTGGTGCTAAACAAAAGCCCATACTTAGAGATCCAGTGTAGTCTTGGTGTCGTCAACTATTATATCGTGTATGTTTCCttataataatttttgtttctttccctCAGGTACCAAGACATACAGTTTTCTGGAAGGAGACACAGGAGAGGCTGCTAACAGCTACCTACTGGCCATAGCTGAGAAGGTACATTCAACGTAATTGTTCACATCAAAAAGAGTCATTTACATAAAGCTAAAAGCTCCTACTTTTTTACTTTTGCTAAGCCAATATTTCCTTTCGAAGGAAAAGAGTCAAAAATAGTACGGTAAAAATTGGAATGAGACTGAATCAGCTCTCATACATTGTAGTAGAATCCTaaggaacaaagaaaaatgcttttTTAGGGCTGCTCTATTTCTATGAAAAAGCAAACTTTTTCAGTGCTAGCTGTTGTGTTAAGAGTTTGCCAACGATAGTCAATTGCTGGAGTTGATTTTGACGTCATGATTTCTGCTGTTCTGTTTTTTCAGGCCAATGAAGACATAGCAGGAGACCAGAGTGTGTATGGAGTCTGTTTTGTTGACACGTCCATCGGGAAGTTTCATGTAAGTTACCAACCTCTGTTAAAAGTCACAGTCAGAGTCCTTCCCACAACAGATCATGCATAGGGAGGCACCAGTAACCGGTCCTGTAGCCCATACGACTTttatgcaatcactacagcagggggctagtccactggtagtggtgtgtgtttgacTACCATGATACTGACTGCTATTCAGAGAAAGCAACATGTACCATGTTTAAAAAGTTTTGTATGACTTTGCCGGGGATCAACCTCATGACCTACCTAACATGCAAAGCAATCACTGTACTTACTTGGCCAACAAATCTCTGTCCCTTGTGTTATGATTGACGATTTCAGTTTTGAATTTATGATAACTAGTTCTACATTGTCAGATAAATTTAGTGGTGCCTGGCATTTATATGGCAACACATATAACACATGCAATGTAATTTTAATGGTACTTGTAAACATACAGTCACTAACAAGTACCATTCAATTCAATCTTTGGCTTTTGTCTTCACTCCAGATAGGACAGTTCCAAGATGATCGACACAGCTCCAGACTACGAACACTGATTGCACAGTACACACCTTCCCAGGTGATGTCTTATATCTTTACCTATTTGAAAAGGTGAACACATActactagaaaggtaacatttgcaagcaaataagTAATGTTtgccttcacatggtctagcctaagaAACTACTGCTCTGTATATTCTTTATACTATTAGTCTCAAACAcataaattatacatgtatatagtgacCAGCCTCTTCAgctttgtcctgccacttgctacataatataCACAACAGGTGTCTGCTACTTGaccagttgccatggtgacagccatctGATCAAGGTCATTGCCTTATTTGTTcagagaagaagaggaagaaacagagcaaaaacagtatgtttcctttctgtgaagacaaacataacaAACTAACAAATGCCAGCAATAATGTTGCCTAGTCATTGTCAAGACATCTTAACAGACTTAAGAATGTTGAATATGAATATCTTTACTCCAGGTCCTGTTTGAAAGAGGGAAGCTGTCTTCTAAGACTCAGAGCATCTTGAACAGTAACCTAAGCACAGCTCTGAGGGAGGCCCTGTCTAGTTCGGAGTTCTGGGATGCACCAAAGACACTGAAGTTCCTTGCCGAGAAGAGCTACTTCAGTGAGACTGGTACTGAAGATGAGGAGGAGACAGGAGATAGCTGTTGGCCACAGGCACTTAAGAAGATGACTTCTGATGGTACAGTAACAATTGTCCCGTCTATACATGTGCATGATCTTATATGTATAGAATTGAAGTGTACTAGAAGTCATTCACTTCAAGTCTGTTGTTACTTAtgattttgtgtatgtgtgtgtctttctgAGTGAGTTTCTGTGTGTATAAGGTGGGTATCTCACTTAAGTTGTGGTATGTTGGCGACCTTGCTTTTGTAGGGCAATTTGAGAAGGAATTATCTTCATAAAACAAATCTTTaatttacactttgtgtgttctGTCGTCTTATAACTCATACTTGTaagttttgcatgatattcccagtCATATAAAGTCAAGGGAAAcacataacgttagttcacctttatccattgggtaacctatatttgttgcttttaaaaacagggtattagGGGTTATCAATTCGATGGACGTTAGTTTcaacttgcaatattttcagagtattgcagtttaaaaccaccaccgTCGACTTGAAgggcctaaataccctgttttcaaaaagcaacggatataggttacccaatggataaaggtgaactagcgttacacgtACAAATGCAATCCAATGTAAGATGCAGCAACTGACCAAGGCTGCCAATGCAACCCAGCCTAGTGAGATGTGTTTGGTTGTGTGTATGAGTGAGTGTCCTTGTATGTACCTGAGTGAGTGCATGCGCCTGTGTGTTTGAGTGACATGTTTCTGACCTACTGAATTGCTTGAAGAAGgtatatgtttgtttttgtttgttacagcTGACTCTCTGGGCCTAACTGCATCAGATGACTATGAGCTGGGTGTGAGTTCTCTGGGAGCAGTTGTCTGGTAAGAATTAGTACCTCTTTGAAAACTTCAAGCCCCAAATACCCTCCAAATACCTTTGTTCTTTAATTCACAACTCATGTTATCTTCAAAAAAATAttgctttgaaagtttgatagtACAAAAAATGCCACAGCCAACCATACCTCCTATTATAATAGTAGTGTATGTCCCTCTAGAACCGCAGAATATGGTCACAAAATTTGCCCAAGTAGAACATTAAAAATGTACCATTTCTTTTAAAtggttgaaaaaaatatcatttcccAAACTTGAATTGGTCAGAATTGGTGTGTAAGATTTGAAGGTAGTTGGATTTTAGTAGCTCTTCTACAATGAAATTCCTTGACATAAGTGCCTAGACTAGATGTTGTGTGTGACACGTGACACTTGTGACACTTAGGCcacccaggcgtttgaaaataaacaaacaaacaaacaatcaaacattcGTCACTCacaccaggtgtaaaaatggccACCTCACTTCTGTTGGAGAGGTACAAATTGAtgaaaggagagggttgggcttcGCCTttcaatactgtgccctaggcacagtggataacaacccacacCCCTATATAGGACTACCTTTTTTGAAGCAAGTAGGAAGTAAAGAATCTTTTCTTTGCAGGTACCTGAAGAGATGTTACATAGATGAAGAGATGTTGTCCATGTGTAACTTTGAGGAGTACACACCTGTAGACAGCCAGGCTGGAGTGACTGAGAAATCTGCACCTGACTTCACCACAGGCAAACAGCATATGGTAAGACATTTATGTGACATGTATGATGCTAGTGAAGGTCCTCATTGACTTctgatggacgaacatcatgatgctagttcacctttatccttggggtaacctatatccgttgtatttgaaaGCAGAATGTCGTAGAATAGCAGGTTGAATTCCAAGGTCCTAGAAGatgtgaaacaaaaatgaaagacCTATCGTTATGTAAACCATACTCTTTGTGTTCTGTCAATtaattgttcaaccttcctgaccacataCACTTCATAATGTAGGCAGCTTTCTTTTgcgaaactttttttattcgcacgctcgcatcagttttggggttcccagaggatgccattcatatgatcaaatcaacatggcctaatgaagAAAACATGGTCGCTCTAATGCATGGTTGTGTGAAATAAAAATGGTAGTAGGCATTCTATAATAGACCTTCATGCCTTTACATAATAAGTGAACTGTCCAATTTGTGCTTACAGGTATTGGATGGTGTGACCTTGAACAACCTTGAGATCATAGAGAACAGTGTGACAGGGTCACGGGAGGGCACCCTGCTGGACAGGCTGGACATGTGCTGTACTCCGTTTGGTGGGTTAAAAAGAATTTATTGCCTTATAACATGGGTACCTGGGCACCATCCTGATAGTAGTATGCTCCAACGTCtatcatacattatgtacagttgcttctctgctattcagtctgggaaccttgatgtctctaatgtctggaatatttttgaaaattttggacgagggtgctgattggtctcTACACATGaatgaattaaggaatgggttcgttcaaacaggcgttccaacaccggacaagccctccgtccGCTTGTAGGAGGGCTTTTTTTCATCGAAGGAGCGCTAAACAACGTAGTACATACCtgtaatttgctcattaactgacatcaccaccaaaagataTGAATATAAAGAACTGCACAGTTTTCCAcctgggtagcagaagcgaacgtaggtgcaaactactacccggatggtacctaggctaatGTTCTTAGGCTATCTTGTAGATTTATGACGCTTAACATGTAGTATCcaatggtcaattttttttttcaggcaaGAGACTGTTTAAGCAGTGGCTGTGTGCTCCCCTGTGCAATCCTGCCTCCATCAATGATAGGTAATGTACCATTcctatcataagggaaatcttaaAATTTTATGAAAGACTTCAACTGTTTTCCAACACAGGCAGGCtagacttacaaattttcagcTGGTCCACTGATCATGATCTTCTTTGCGATAGCTGAGGACCTCATTACCTTCCAACAGAGTATTTTGAGGCCTGCCAGTGATACTGTGAATCTTGAATTATTCACAGCAGTTTGTCTTTTTGTGCTACTCTATTGTTTTGGCTGCAAACCACAAAAACCTTCTTTCCACTCTTACCACTTAAATCTCCACCAAGCTGCATCATTTTAGTATAGTTTTGTAACTTGTTGACTCCTCCTCAGACTGGATGCAGTAGAGGACCTGATGGCCTGCAGGGATGTGGTTGCCGAGGTAACGGAGATCCTCAGGAAAGTTCCTGATCTGGAGAGGCTGCTACagaagtaagtttttttttatagaaaattATACCAACGGacataagcattaagaatcTTGTCCATAGTGACCGCCTGTACACATACACCAAGTTTTATTggtcctgagtggtcttcttggacagtATTGacagtgtgtatgtatgtgtgtgtgtgatatatTTATAACCAGATTAGTGTCACTGGGTATTTAGGAGGTTGCAATTTCCAACCTTACAGGGTCTTACCAAAGACTGTTGCATACTGCTTTTTCTGCTCATAGTTCTTAGCACTTGGGAAAAAGATTATATCAGTTGAacagatgtaaaaatggacaCCTGACTTTTTGGGGAGATACAATGTGatgggaggagagggatgggtccCACCTCctaataccatgccctagagtCTAGACATAACAAATTTCTACCCACTGCCCTGACGGCCTCAAATTCTATggtacctttacctttacttaTTACCTGTCAGTAAGTACCCCATACACTGTGAGATGTGGGAAGGACTTAACCAGTCAACTTGAATCTCGGATTGCAGGATCCACACATTAGGTTTGGCTCGGCGGAACAAGGACCACCCTGACGGCCGGGCGGTGTTCTTCGAGGACGTGAACTACAGTAAGAAGAAGATTTCTGACTTCCTGTCTGCGCTGGACGGCTTCAGGAGCGCCATGAGGATCGTCAGGATGTTCAAGGACAAAGTGGATGACTTCAAGTTGGTTCATTGttcttactgtacatgtatagccgGTAAAACCACCATTTGGTATAACACACTAGTCtagcttctgtatttgtatctgtatagccggtataaccatgCTTTGGCATAATGCACCAGCTTCTGCATTTGTATCTATCAGTCAGTGCAGTTTCCACTTATTGTAACACAGCTTCTGTATAACAAACCAGCTTTTGCATCATTCTGTATGATAGGTATAACCATTAAGCCTACATTGTAAGACACCAGCTTCTCTATATGTAtttatagctggtataaccacatTTTGGCATAACGCAAACGCACCAGCTTCTGTGTAACCACATTTTGGTGTAACATGCCAGTTTCCGTATCTGTATATTGTATACCGGTAGTTGGTgtaaccaccctttggcataTTGTACCAACTttgctggttatattacactgaacgaccttaTATTTTGAGCAGTAGCCTTGTAGATGTACTAGATGATATTTATTGTCATAGCATGAACTCAGACAATCCCGGCTGTTATCACTCACCccacatgcacatacatgttACTGGAAAGATTTGCAGTCTTCGAGATTGGAAGATAAGACATGGTCCGTTGTTTATTTGACTTGTCAGTGAAGGCGAGTTTGAAAGTCAGtgagtttgaaattttgtacttaaatagcgtctgtcttctctgtcgtGACCAGTTGAAGATGTTGAGCAAATGGTTGAGATCACTTcaccatgttttctttctttctttcttaaggTCCAAGCTGTTGAAGCAGTCCATCTCCTTAGAGAGCGACAAAGAAGGGGGAGGGCGATTCCCAAACCTGTCGTTTCAGCTGATGTACTTCGACCGCGCGTTCGACCACAACGCTGCAAGAAAGAACGGTGTGATCATCCCGAAGGAAGGAGTGAACCGTGACTACGACGAAGCGCTGAGTGACATCAAGTCAGTCCACCGGGAAATGGACAGATACAAGGACAGACAGAAGCAGAGGATGGGCTGCTCGGTGGGAAGAGTTACCTTAGATAATGTCTTGTGTTTTAACCTTTGTGTTGCTAAGGTAGCCACTTTGCACCAAATATGTGTTGGTTATGGGGTTAGACAGCAAGAAGGTTATAAAGCTGGTAGTctaaatgttgatgttttttttttttcttctttaggccccaccaatttgatttcttggttctcggatttactgcttactttttttctgattaGAAAGATTGCATGACTGTACCATTCAGGATATTGATCATTTTAAAACCAACAGTTGAAGCaatttcttattttcttcttgggtcctttttttttctatctatcAATGCCTTATTACAAGTTGAAAATTTATTGTTTGAAACATTCACCAGCCTTGTATGTTGTTCATGACTATTGTCTTTGTTTATCATCTGATAGAAAGTCTCTTAATTACACTTCTTCTAGGTGCTATTTTTGGCTTTGGAGTTAGTCAGTGGTGGTATTTATGACTGTGATGTAATATTTGTACAGACCATATCGTTCTGGAGTTCCGGTAAGACGCGGTACTGTCTGGAGATCCCTGAGTCGGCGCTAAAGCGACACGTTCCAGACGAATACGAGCTCTCGAGTTCTAAAAAGGGGTTCAAGCGCTACACGACTCAGGAGATTAAGGACATGGTGAAGACACTGGAGGAAGCTGAGGGAAGGAGGGAGGCAGCACTCAAGGACACCATGAGGACCATCTTCCACAGTTTTGATGAGAGGTaagtcgatgaagattagacatccaggtaataagataagccaaaagGCACGTACTCGTAAAaaaacggatgttatctgaaacgtctgattgtttccaaaatcatatccagctgcttgagtaactgctttttggcgatgAGAGGTAGATTTTGATCATCTTGTGCTGGTTGCATCCCTACTGGTACACTggtcttgttggaccggtccagaaaaaccagacctgaaaaaaaatcagtagactggatgttggaccaattcaAATATGAACAGATAATACTGGCAGGCATTCatgtctggacctgaattttctgtactggtacacagccctagttgattgtcatttttaccaGAAGCTCCCACTTGGTTTAAAatagaggcagttagtgttgttaacATGACTGGATATAATTTGAAAtgttggatactccaccaaacagaatccaaGGAGAGTGGGATGCAGCTGTCCAGTATGTGTCAGTCACTGTGTTAGATGTAATGATTTAGCGTTCAAAATTTGTGTACTCACTCTACCAACATTCTGCCTTAGTGCTAGTGATTTGAAGCAACTGTTATGTGTGATACAGAACAATATGATGCAGTACAACTAAATCTTGTTTCATTGACAAAAAACTAATAATTCAACATCATGTCCTACTAGTTACAAAGAGTGGGATGCAGCAGTGCAGTGTGTGTCAGTGTTGGATGTCCTGATGAGTCTGATGCAGTACAGCCTGTGTGGGGACGGGGACATGTGCCGTCCAGAACTGGTCACTCCTGAGAAAAACATGCAGGTAAAGTAGaacctttaaaaagtagaaCTTTTTACCTTTGTGAAAtctgaggtattgtttttttatctgtgtgtttgtttgttctggtgtgtgtttgcatttttttgcattgtAATGGCAGGATGTAAGGTTGAAAATGGCGTGTAACTGGAGACTTGCAGGATGGGAAGGCTGgtttggcctgggtccaaagttgATTGTCCCAGGTTCAAAGTCCTGAAGAAAGGCAAAAAACTGCATGGAcaaaattaatgagaaattcagaaggaaaaaatgaaaaatccgCAAAAgttttgtatacaatgtatttcacaaAGGTTTTAGATCTTCGATTTCTTCTTCAAATATGTGTCTTGTTTATTCTGTATTTGAGATAGTGCCTATTTTTCAATTGACTCTAAAATTACTTAACACTCAAGAATACGTGAAAGGTTTTCAAAAATTCTAGGGTAGTGTCTTTACAAATACCATGTATATGGTTGACTAGTTCAGTAATATCTTAATATCATACAACTCTATGTACGGTGTATGGATAGCctgtaaaatatgttttcatacttttattatctttttctttcccAGCCGTTTATTGAGATCCGTGAAGGCCGCCACCCCTGTATCTGTAGGACATACTCAGGAGGAGACTTCATACCCAATGATACTGTGGTTGGCACCTCCGCGGTATGTGGCTCATCTTGTTTTACTTTAAATTATTTCTTTACTTCCAAATCAAATCatgtgaagaaaacaaacattatgtaTCTATTACAAAATGTTCTTTGTGCATTGtcccataaataaacaaaaaccaAACTAACATTGTCATggacatgtagtagtagtatacacatgtagtagtatccattatttgtATTCATTTAACAAAATGATGACATAAGCTCTCTATTGATCGACAAGCAAACTTCAATTTTGTGAAACGACTTCTTGCATGTTGCCTTGGTTGATAGAAATCATTTTGTCCCTGTCTTTAGGCTGTTACTGttacatttcattttaaaaccactgtgaaagagTCAATTGATATAGGACTGTTCAGCCATAAACttagctgtagggctgatatcaattaagaTTTTATTATGGTCAATACTGACTAAAGGAGGCTATATACATTAATACAAAGCTGATGATGATGTAAACTGTGATTGAGATGGTATTTTGGATTCTTTTCTTTCATTAGGATGAAGATATGGAGGAGTCTGGGGGTACTGACGCTAGCAGCGTTGTCCTGGTAACGGGGCCCAACATGGGGGGCAAGTCGACACTCATGCGCCAAGTGGGCATTATCACCGTCATAGCCCAGCTGGTAAGTTGGCAGCTTTTTAGTGCATCCCAGCCAAA
The sequence above is drawn from the Branchiostoma floridae strain S238N-H82 chromosome 17, Bfl_VNyyK, whole genome shotgun sequence genome and encodes:
- the LOC118404634 gene encoding DNA mismatch repair protein Msh6-like; this encodes MPKPNTLFNYFSKSPAPAKNKSSPTVGDTPEFKGKGNSPKEGAKSAKTSPKSAKQNGGVAIQYQPGDLLWSKLSGYPWWPSLVCNHPTTGSHIKPGKTPMVHVQFFDEPPSRSWISHKMTKPFTEATAKDAGTGGPLFTPNPKVQRGAKNAEGALQLSREDRLALVVELLPSEDEEDMDVDDIHNGVDEESGSECEEEVATKKRPSKLRRKKGSKRIRLAVDSGSESEEEEFKPDSEDDDSDVSSGVDEKDISEPETESEPESPIKPTRKRKREPAKTPSRGKAKPDLSSFSTPSSRLGTPSSTATPGGTVRTPGAHQNTKNKLAMFSAPESPSAEQGSEEKAKFDHETYEFLQEGNIRDAKKRLPTDEDYDPRTLYVPDSFLMKNTTPLMRKWWEVKSQLYDTVLFFKVGKFYELYHMDAITGVNELGLIFMKGSQAHCGFPEIAYGRYSDTLVQKGYRVARIEQTETVPQSEERYRKLAKPTKFDKVVRREVCRITTKGTKTYSFLEGDTGEAANSYLLAIAEKANEDIAGDQSVYGVCFVDTSIGKFHIGQFQDDRHSSRLRTLIAQYTPSQVLFERGKLSSKTQSILNSNLSTALREALSSSEFWDAPKTLKFLAEKSYFSETGTEDEEETGDSCWPQALKKMTSDADSLGLTASDDYELGVSSLGAVVWYLKRCYIDEEMLSMCNFEEYTPVDSQAGVTEKSAPDFTTGKQHMVLDGVTLNNLEIIENSVTGSREGTLLDRLDMCCTPFGKRLFKQWLCAPLCNPASINDRLDAVEDLMACRDVVAEVTEILRKVPDLERLLQKIHTLGLARRNKDHPDGRAVFFEDVNYSKKKISDFLSALDGFRSAMRIVRMFKDKVDDFKSKLLKQSISLESDKEGGGRFPNLSFQLMYFDRAFDHNAARKNGVIIPKEGVNRDYDEALSDIKSVHREMDRYKDRQKQRMGCSTISFWSSGKTRYCLEIPESALKRHVPDEYELSSSKKGFKRYTTQEIKDMVKTLEEAEGRREAALKDTMRTIFHSFDESYKEWDAAVQCVSVLDVLMSLMQYSLCGDGDMCRPELVTPEKNMQPFIEIREGRHPCICRTYSGGDFIPNDTVVGTSADEDMEESGGTDASSVVLVTGPNMGGKSTLMRQVGIITVIAQLGCYVPAQSCRLTPIDRVFTRLGASDRIMSGESTFFVELSETSSILQHATCHSLVLLDELGRGTATYDGTAIACSVVKELSENLRCRTLFSTHYHSLVEEFSHDPNVRLGHMACMVENENDEDPSQETITFLYKFVKGACPKSYGFNAARLADLPEEVIRVAQDKAKEFEENTERLKLFRAFNKLCVTKPSAVNEFVSLQNLIKVA